TTGCATAAAGACAAGGAAAGATTTATGGATTTTCTTAAGCATAGGAAAGCTAGCGTTAGAATCTATGCATGGGAAGTAATACCACAACTGTTAGAAATAGGCTTCATAACTAAAGATGAAGTACTTCAGAATATACAATTTCTACAAGAATTAACACAAAAAGAAAGTAATGTTAAAAAACGAGCATTGAAAGTAATTAAAAGGTTAGGAATTTGAAAGTTGCGATAGTTGGAGGAGGAATTGTAGGCTTATTTACTGCATATTATCTTTTGAGAGAAGGTGCAGAAGTAACAGTATTTGAAAAGGACTTTTTAGGAAGTGGTTCAATTCATGCTGCTGGGCTAATAGAACCATATAGGTTTGATAAAATTAACACTACTGGAATGATAATAAAGATGTTAAAATATATGACTAAGAGAGTTACAGTAGTTAAAAGCTTAAACAAAGCTTGGGTAATAGAACTACTAAAGAATATTAATAAAGAACCACCAGAAGAAGCTTGGAATATAATGAGAGAAATGGCTCAATTCTCTTTGAAGGAATACAAGAGACTTGCAGAAGAGAAAAATGACTTTGATTATGAAGAGTCTGGTTTACTTGAGATTTATTCTGACAAAAACGAATTAGAAAAAGCATTAGTAGAAGAAAGACGAAGTCCTTTTAAGCCAAAAATTGAAGTTGCAGAAATTGAAGGCTTTGCTGGGGCTATATATTTCCCAGAGCTTTCAAAAGTTGATACTCATAAATTTATAGATAGGATGAGTAAAGAAATTGAAAAGGCAAAAGTAGTTAATGCTGAAGTAACAAAAGTAACTAAAGACGGAAAAGTGTTTTATTCTTCTAATGAAGAGAAATTTGACAAGGTAGTTTTATCAGCTGGGATTTGGTTAAAAGAAATTGGCTTACCAATTACTGCATTTAAAGGTTATGGATATAGAGTAAAGGGGGAAGTAAAAGTAAAATATCCATCAG
The nucleotide sequence above comes from Sulfurisphaera javensis. Encoded proteins:
- a CDS encoding FAD-dependent oxidoreductase, with the protein product MKVAIVGGGIVGLFTAYYLLREGAEVTVFEKDFLGSGSIHAAGLIEPYRFDKINTTGMIIKMLKYMTKRVTVVKSLNKAWVIELLKNINKEPPEEAWNIMREMAQFSLKEYKRLAEEKNDFDYEESGLLEIYSDKNELEKALVEERRSPFKPKIEVAEIEGFAGAIYFPELSKVDTHKFIDRMSKEIEKAKVVNAEVTKVTKDGKVFYSSNEEKFDKVVLSAGIWLKEIGLPITAFKGYGYRVKGEVKVKYPSVLAELGVAIVKNSDFIKITGGFDGDFSNDSSRAELFLSFSKSIVNINYVYDLYMGYRPCSPDGFPVIGKVENVVISTGACRLGWSYGPAMGKTTSDLVLDRINSVGYLSRFINGRNLSL